A genomic window from Silene latifolia isolate original U9 population chromosome Y, ASM4854445v1, whole genome shotgun sequence includes:
- the LOC141630557 gene encoding uncharacterized protein LOC141630557, with protein sequence MDISIVYACNNATDREDLWKDLLRVSSSTSNWIILGDFNIVRDVSECLGPNPPKPLEILAFNDCIRDCQLDDLTTTGYEYTWTNKHNDGTRVWSRLDRVLVSPCWLQTFPTSSVTVLDPGISDHAPLMVNVFEDQQYRKQFSFLNCWIDNPYYIAYVTEGWNTCYTGSLMYQVFKKLTAVRKKLTQLHT encoded by the coding sequence ATGGATATTTCTATTGTCTATGCCTGTAATAATGCTACTGATAGAGAAGATCTTTGGAAGGATTTACTTCGAGTGTCGTCTTCTACCAGCAATTGGATTATATTGGGAGATTTTAACATTGTTAGAGATGTTTCTGAATGTCTTGGGCCCAATCCTCCTAAACCTTTAGAAATCTTGGCTTTTAATGATTGCATCAGGGACTGTCAGTTAGATGATTTAACAACCACTGGCTATGAATATACTTGGACTAATAAGCACAATGATGGGACTAGAGTCTGGTCTAGATTGGACAGAGTTTTGGTATCACCTTGCTGGCTTCAAACTTTCCCTACTTCTTCTGTAACTGTGTTGGATCCAGGGATATCTGATCATGCTCCCTTGATGGTCAATGTCTTTGAGGATCAGCAGTATAGAAAACAATTCAGTTTTCTGAATTGTTGGATTGACAATCCTTATTATATTGCTTATGTTACTGAAGGGTGGAATACTTGTTACACTGGATCTCTCATGTATCAAGTGTTTAAGAAACTTACTGCTGTTAGGAAAAAACTTACTCAGCTCCACACGTAG